Proteins from a single region of Salinisphaera sp. T31B1:
- the rimI gene encoding ribosomal protein S18-alanine N-acetyltransferase: MSAEVDQLIRVRGMRARDVPAVLAIEQVSYGYPWSERIFRDCLRVGYRGWVATDLNEAVVGYGLLSVAVGEAHVLNLCVAPDWRGRGIAALVLEAMITQAVAERAETVLLEVRPSNRSARRLYKRRGFKRIATRPGYYPAADGREDALLLALELDI; encoded by the coding sequence ATGAGCGCTGAGGTCGACCAGCTCATTCGTGTACGGGGCATGCGCGCGCGGGATGTGCCGGCCGTGCTGGCCATCGAGCAGGTGTCCTACGGCTATCCGTGGAGCGAACGGATCTTCCGGGATTGTCTGCGGGTGGGTTATCGGGGCTGGGTGGCCACCGATCTGAACGAGGCGGTGGTGGGCTATGGGCTTTTATCGGTCGCCGTTGGCGAAGCCCATGTACTGAATCTGTGCGTGGCTCCGGACTGGCGCGGTCGCGGCATTGCCGCGCTGGTGCTCGAGGCGATGATTACCCAGGCCGTCGCCGAACGTGCCGAGACCGTATTGCTCGAAGTGCGGCCGTCCAATCGGTCCGCCCGCCGGCTGTACAAGCGCCGCGGCTTCAAACGCATCGCCACTCGCCCTGGATATTATCCGGCCGCCGATGGGCGCGAGGATGCCTTGTTGCTCGCGCTCGAGCTCGATATCTAA
- a CDS encoding MFS transporter, whose product MAITSARGAQFSWALYDWANSAFATTVVAGFFPIFFKTYWSAGHPAETSTLQLGLGSALASLVVLMLAPLAGAIADRSRRKKLGLALATGLSVAATAGLFFVGQGAWLAALTLFVVASIGFFLAMVFYDSLIVDVCSASEYDRVSALGYGLGYLGGGLLLAVNVAMTLAPDWFGLADRAEAVRWAFASVALWWAVFSLPLFLFVDESRNAETPGAREALRAGLSELRATARRILGERAVWMFLLAYWLYIDGVHTIIRMAVDFGLNLGFGQESLITALLMVQFIGFPAAVGFGWLAQRWDTKKAIYLGLAVYAGITAWGYFLAEVWQFYVMAGVIGLVQGGVQSLSRSYFARLIPDGKAGEYFGIYNMMGKFAAVIGPLLVGLTAALTGSARLSILSVLILFVAGGWLLTRVDVREAPSAG is encoded by the coding sequence ATGGCGATCACCTCCGCGCGCGGCGCGCAGTTCAGCTGGGCGCTCTACGACTGGGCCAACTCGGCATTCGCCACCACGGTTGTTGCCGGTTTCTTCCCGATCTTCTTCAAGACTTACTGGAGTGCGGGCCATCCGGCAGAGACGAGTACGCTCCAGCTGGGCCTCGGCAGCGCACTGGCAAGCCTGGTCGTGCTCATGCTCGCACCGCTGGCCGGCGCGATCGCCGATCGCAGCCGGCGCAAGAAGCTCGGCCTGGCGCTGGCCACCGGCCTGTCCGTGGCGGCCACCGCCGGGCTGTTCTTCGTCGGCCAGGGCGCCTGGCTGGCCGCGCTGACGTTGTTCGTGGTCGCCTCGATCGGTTTTTTCCTGGCGATGGTGTTCTACGACAGTCTCATCGTGGATGTGTGCAGCGCGAGCGAATACGATCGGGTGTCGGCGTTGGGCTACGGCCTGGGTTATCTCGGCGGTGGGCTGCTGCTGGCGGTCAACGTGGCGATGACGCTCGCACCCGACTGGTTTGGCCTGGCTGACCGGGCCGAGGCCGTGCGCTGGGCGTTTGCCAGTGTGGCGCTCTGGTGGGCGGTGTTTTCGCTGCCGCTGTTCCTGTTCGTCGACGAGTCCCGCAACGCCGAGACGCCGGGGGCGCGCGAGGCACTGCGGGCCGGCCTGTCCGAACTCCGGGCCACCGCGCGGCGCATTCTCGGCGAACGCGCGGTGTGGATGTTTCTGCTGGCTTACTGGCTGTATATCGACGGCGTGCACACGATCATCCGCATGGCGGTCGACTTCGGGCTGAACCTGGGTTTCGGCCAGGAGAGTCTGATCACGGCGTTGCTGATGGTGCAGTTCATCGGTTTTCCCGCCGCAGTCGGCTTTGGCTGGCTGGCCCAGCGCTGGGATACGAAGAAGGCGATATATCTAGGCCTGGCCGTGTATGCCGGGATCACGGCGTGGGGCTACTTCCTGGCCGAGGTCTGGCAGTTCTATGTCATGGCTGGCGTGATCGGTCTGGTCCAGGGCGGGGTGCAATCGCTGTCGCGCTCCTACTTCGCCCGCCTGATACCGGACGGCAAAGCCGGCGAGTATTTCGGCATTTACAACATGATGGGCAAATTCGCCGCCGTCATCGGCCCGCTGCTGGTTGGCCTGACCGCGGCGCTCACCGGCAGTGCGCGCCTGTCGATTCTGTCGGTGCTGATTCTGTTCGTGGCCGGCGGCTGGCTGCTTACCCGGGTCGACGTTCGCGAGGCCCCGAGCGCCGGCTGA